The following coding sequences are from one Kushneria phosphatilytica window:
- the mazG gene encoding nucleoside triphosphate pyrophosphohydrolase yields the protein MNERQTSDSSDRRYDLSDLLKLMAVLRDPQYGCPWDVRQNWESIVPHTLEEAHEVADAIERRAFDELPGELGDLLFQVVYYARFGEEEGRFDFHDIVHVLTAKMIARHPHVFPEGTLESRRVDVTAEEVATRQVHARWESRKAEERAERAAHSVLDDVPSALPALARAGKLSRRVARVGFDWPDHYGALAKVREELGELQAEIESGGQQRCQEELGDLLFAVSNLARHLDIDPEQALRGTNRRFEQRFRHVEDHFRTAGQSLTSASLEEMESCWQNAKRHEQH from the coding sequence ATGAACGAGCGTCAAACGAGCGACAGTAGCGACAGGCGTTATGACCTTTCGGATCTGTTGAAGCTGATGGCTGTACTGCGAGACCCTCAGTACGGTTGTCCCTGGGATGTGCGTCAGAACTGGGAGTCTATCGTACCTCACACGCTGGAAGAGGCTCATGAGGTGGCCGATGCCATTGAACGGCGAGCCTTTGATGAGCTGCCCGGGGAACTCGGCGATCTGCTGTTTCAGGTGGTCTATTACGCGCGTTTTGGGGAAGAAGAAGGACGCTTTGATTTCCATGACATCGTCCATGTGCTGACGGCCAAGATGATTGCACGTCATCCGCATGTTTTTCCTGAAGGTACCCTTGAATCACGACGCGTTGATGTGACTGCTGAAGAGGTGGCGACCCGTCAGGTACACGCTCGCTGGGAATCACGCAAGGCCGAGGAGCGTGCCGAGCGTGCCGCTCACTCGGTGCTTGATGATGTCCCCTCGGCATTACCGGCACTTGCTCGCGCCGGCAAGCTTTCCCGTCGTGTGGCACGTGTCGGTTTTGACTGGCCGGATCATTACGGTGCCCTGGCCAAGGTCCGTGAAGAGCTGGGCGAGTTGCAAGCGGAAATCGAGTCCGGGGGGCAACAGCGCTGTCAGGAGGAACTGGGAGATCTGCTCTTTGCCGTGAGCAACCTGGCACGTCATCTTGATATTGACCCTGAACAGGCTCTACGCGGTACCAACCGTCGTTTCGAACAACGGTTCCGGCATGTTGAAGATCATTTCAGGACTGCTGGTCAGTCACTGACTTCCGCGTCACTTGAAGAGATGGAGTCCTGCTGGCAGAACGCCAAGAGGCACGAACAGCATTAA
- the ppc gene encoding phosphoenolpyruvate carboxylase, protein MNQVSKTSVSDATPAEAGPDNVLHESLRDNVRILGDNLGRTIANDLGDDFVDRIETIRALAKRGRREGHEGRAALIDYLRRLPESELLPVTRAFNQFLNLANIAEQHYRSRFRRVEDYRPGFQPRLDELFQRVQEAGHDTHSLVERFASMRIDLVLTAHPTEVVRRTLIQKYDAIDDCLGELETTVDQPEHAERVRGRLAELVSQAWHTDEIRRERPTPVDEARWGFAVIENSLWEAVPQFYRDLDNLLLDNAGERLPLDASPIRFASWMGGDRDGNPNVTAEVTREVVLLGRWMAADLYLRDLEQLKHELSMWRATSVLRAEAGEAAEPYREIIKRLIRRVELTRDWAQARIDGEPFSRREEVIETREQLYAPLLSCYRSLCDCGLDTIANGALLDTLRRVACFGVTLTRLDLRQESTRHTAVFEELLDYLDLGHYGEWDEAQRQRFLLDELGSRRPLIPAHWECSPEARETLETFRVIGNEHAESLGSYVISMAGQPSDVLAVALLMKEMGGDVRLPISPLFETLDDLDRAGDVIEQLLKLPEYRGWIQDRQEVMIGYSDSAKDAGQLAAAWAQYRAQERLVEICHEQGVSLTLFHGRGGTVGRGGGPAHAAILSQPPGSVDNSLRVTEQGEMIRFKFGQPGIAVRSMEIYACAVLEATLLPPPQPKAHWREEMDRLAEKAHGVYTGVVREDPDFVPYFRAVTPETALSRLPLGSRPAKRRQEGGVETLRAIPWIFAWTQTRLMLPAWLGSGEAFAGRIESEEGMARLREMMNEWPFFGTYLDMLEMLLAKSDLDIAAYYEHRLIDEPPLVRLGESLRDRLRRLIEVLLKIRNQERLLENTPLIRQAIEVRNPYIDPLHGLQAELLQRNRDADGAISHELSRALMVTMAGIAAGLRNTG, encoded by the coding sequence ATGAATCAGGTTTCGAAAACGTCAGTATCGGATGCTACGCCTGCCGAGGCCGGGCCTGACAATGTTTTACACGAATCACTGAGGGATAATGTTCGCATCCTCGGCGACAACCTGGGGCGGACCATCGCCAATGACCTGGGCGATGATTTTGTTGACCGGATCGAGACCATTCGGGCGTTGGCCAAGCGTGGTCGCCGGGAGGGCCATGAAGGACGAGCTGCACTGATTGATTATCTGCGTCGTTTGCCGGAGAGCGAATTGCTACCGGTGACTCGTGCCTTCAATCAGTTTCTCAACCTTGCCAATATTGCCGAGCAGCACTATCGCTCACGCTTTCGTCGTGTCGAGGATTATCGTCCCGGTTTTCAGCCTCGTCTGGATGAATTGTTCCAAAGGGTTCAAGAGGCGGGACATGACACCCATTCGCTGGTTGAACGGTTTGCCAGCATGCGTATTGATCTGGTACTGACTGCGCATCCCACCGAAGTGGTCAGACGCACTCTGATTCAGAAATACGATGCCATTGACGATTGTCTTGGCGAACTTGAAACCACGGTGGATCAGCCGGAGCACGCCGAACGTGTCCGCGGCCGGCTGGCGGAGTTGGTCAGCCAGGCCTGGCATACTGATGAAATCCGCCGGGAACGTCCTACTCCAGTGGACGAGGCACGCTGGGGCTTTGCGGTAATCGAAAATTCGTTATGGGAAGCCGTCCCCCAGTTCTATCGTGATCTCGATAACCTGCTGTTGGATAACGCGGGTGAACGCCTGCCGCTGGATGCCTCACCGATCCGTTTCGCCTCATGGATGGGGGGTGATCGTGATGGTAATCCCAATGTGACTGCCGAAGTGACCCGGGAAGTAGTCCTGCTGGGACGCTGGATGGCTGCGGATCTTTACCTGCGGGATCTCGAGCAGCTGAAGCATGAGCTCTCGATGTGGCGTGCCACTTCGGTATTGCGTGCCGAGGCTGGCGAGGCCGCCGAGCCCTATCGTGAAATCATCAAGCGTTTGATTCGGCGTGTCGAGCTGACGCGTGATTGGGCTCAGGCACGTATTGATGGCGAACCGTTTTCCCGTCGCGAGGAGGTGATCGAAACACGGGAGCAACTCTATGCTCCGCTACTGTCATGCTATCGCTCACTCTGTGACTGTGGCCTTGATACCATTGCCAATGGTGCTCTGCTCGATACCCTGCGGCGGGTAGCGTGCTTTGGGGTGACCCTGACCCGACTTGACCTGCGCCAGGAATCCACCCGGCACACCGCTGTTTTCGAGGAACTGCTCGATTATCTTGATCTAGGCCATTATGGCGAGTGGGATGAGGCGCAGCGGCAGCGTTTCCTGCTTGATGAACTCGGTTCGCGGCGACCGTTGATTCCTGCACATTGGGAGTGTTCTCCCGAGGCCAGGGAGACTCTGGAGACCTTCCGGGTCATTGGCAATGAGCATGCCGAATCACTTGGCAGCTATGTGATCTCGATGGCTGGCCAACCTTCCGATGTACTGGCCGTGGCACTGCTGATGAAGGAAATGGGGGGGGATGTGCGGCTGCCCATTTCACCTCTGTTCGAAACGCTCGACGATCTTGATCGGGCCGGCGATGTGATCGAGCAGCTACTGAAGCTGCCTGAATATCGCGGCTGGATTCAGGATCGTCAGGAAGTGATGATCGGCTATTCGGATTCAGCCAAGGATGCGGGGCAGCTGGCGGCTGCCTGGGCGCAGTATCGTGCTCAGGAACGGCTGGTCGAAATCTGCCATGAACAGGGCGTGTCGCTGACCCTCTTCCATGGCCGTGGGGGCACCGTCGGGCGTGGTGGCGGACCGGCACATGCGGCCATTCTGTCACAACCGCCGGGGTCAGTGGATAACAGTCTGCGGGTGACCGAGCAGGGTGAAATGATCCGCTTCAAGTTTGGCCAGCCCGGGATCGCGGTGCGCTCGATGGAGATCTATGCCTGTGCGGTGCTGGAAGCGACGCTACTGCCGCCTCCCCAGCCGAAGGCACACTGGCGTGAAGAGATGGATCGACTCGCAGAAAAGGCCCATGGTGTTTATACCGGGGTGGTGCGTGAGGATCCCGACTTTGTCCCTTATTTTCGAGCTGTGACTCCGGAGACAGCGCTTTCGCGATTGCCGCTGGGCTCGCGTCCTGCCAAGCGCCGTCAGGAGGGGGGCGTCGAAACGCTGCGTGCCATTCCCTGGATCTTTGCATGGACTCAGACTCGTCTGATGTTGCCGGCATGGCTGGGCAGCGGCGAGGCTTTTGCCGGGCGTATTGAAAGTGAAGAGGGTATGGCTCGGCTACGCGAGATGATGAACGAGTGGCCGTTCTTCGGGACTTATCTCGACATGCTGGAGATGCTGCTGGCCAAATCCGATCTGGATATTGCAGCCTATTATGAGCATCGCCTGATTGATGAGCCTCCTCTTGTGCGTCTGGGGGAGTCGTTGCGTGACCGTTTGCGTCGCCTCATAGAGGTCCTGCTGAAGATCCGCAATCAGGAGCGACTGCTGGAAAATACGCCCTTGATTCGTCAGGCGATTGAGGTACGCAACCCATACATCGATCCGCTTCACGGCCTGCAGGCCGAGTTACTGCAGCGCAACCGGGATGCCGATGGTGCCATTTCACATGAGCTTTCGAGAGCGCTGATGGTCACCATGGCCGGGATTGCCGCCGGATTGCGTAATACCGGATAA
- a CDS encoding superoxide dismutase produces the protein MAYQLPDLPYAFDALEPHIDAQTMQIHHDKHHNTYVTNANAALEKLPDDLAGLSAEELVQQLDRVPEAQRTAVRNNAGGHVNHSLFWEIMTPNAKGLKEFPTLMGAIEKAFGSAEAFAEKFEAAAKGRFGSGWAWLCVKDGELMIISTANQDSPLMASAYGGADAQPILGVDVWEHAYYLNYQNRRPDYLKAFWNVVNWAEVEKRYNAAMS, from the coding sequence ATGGCTTATCAGCTTCCCGATCTGCCCTATGCGTTTGATGCGCTGGAACCCCACATCGATGCGCAGACCATGCAGATTCACCACGATAAGCATCACAATACTTATGTGACCAATGCCAATGCGGCGCTGGAAAAACTGCCTGATGATCTGGCCGGTCTGTCGGCCGAAGAACTGGTGCAGCAGCTTGATCGGGTGCCGGAAGCACAGCGTACTGCCGTGCGTAATAACGCCGGTGGTCATGTCAACCACAGCCTGTTCTGGGAGATCATGACGCCCAATGCCAAGGGGCTGAAAGAGTTCCCGACGCTGATGGGTGCCATTGAAAAGGCATTTGGTAGTGCCGAAGCGTTTGCCGAGAAGTTCGAGGCAGCTGCCAAGGGCCGGTTCGGTTCCGGTTGGGCATGGCTGTGTGTCAAGGATGGTGAGTTGATGATCATCTCTACGGCCAATCAGGATAGCCCGCTGATGGCGTCTGCCTATGGTGGTGCTGATGCTCAACCCATCCTGGGCGTCGATGTCTGGGAGCATGCCTATTATCTGAATTACCAGAATCGTCGCCCCGACTATCTCAAGGCGTTCTGGAATGTAGTCAACTGGGCTGAAGTCGAGAAGCGCTATAATGCAGCCATGAGTTGA
- a CDS encoding coiled-coil domain-containing protein, with protein MLSPFALFKRPHRAHKSGHQDIAQVSLEREGRDEIRRITAAVEKVPWSVSTLQILWTAGPVTLIGAWGGYLLGYGKAPSMENYVFFISYTVITGVAGIIANLVYHLTRGRHYERTANKISHIIDELPELILTTRNLIVESLEGEARRREAAAMLLRKQDLSPQGVELAALELLDDHDSARIIAQIDVYRRVGLHARIQDMIALYRDTIDPQLSELNEVAPEAIALLRDRFAGHAPDLHHGVARDDNFIERVMAAIEEDNELLMTLQDVEEMLILAFELISGREIPMLTFEYRGRWQLARTLDALEEARSRYRISQATGLSRLKALTVYLAEQSGTLVEDAAQGLRAEALAQRSREAMDALAEQIHQLAVRSRQGEKGVRGELRDRANILTNALKLFRSVHEAYEQVGRNHVNLLRMSERWDRMAEAESDDATRLQVGPGGRGLRIREKRIELDDAAKAQVCKHLFRHLRDTRLPHRRIEPQATATQDHVADVEAAKRLAIEIALALEPHVQLSRPEVQRAIYASNAAYFGQLEPNLSASAKAALGTAMVKEVNEDLSRTAESLALALVRHYRVALPPEAIDFLKNTYGAREGTLNMLSNYDIRMHRNISLLTHRPPLVGSPSRHWYRALVRARRALN; from the coding sequence GTGCTGTCTCCGTTTGCTCTATTCAAACGCCCTCATCGAGCCCACAAAAGTGGCCACCAGGATATCGCTCAGGTCAGCCTCGAGCGGGAGGGCCGAGATGAGATTCGCCGTATCACTGCGGCAGTCGAAAAAGTCCCATGGTCGGTCAGTACCCTGCAGATCCTCTGGACAGCCGGCCCGGTTACCCTGATCGGCGCCTGGGGCGGCTATCTGCTGGGATATGGCAAGGCCCCTTCGATGGAGAATTATGTCTTCTTCATCTCTTATACGGTCATCACCGGTGTCGCCGGTATCATTGCCAATCTCGTTTACCATCTCACCCGAGGACGACATTACGAGCGTACTGCCAACAAGATATCGCACATTATCGATGAGCTGCCCGAGCTGATCCTGACGACCCGCAATCTGATTGTCGAAAGCCTTGAAGGTGAAGCACGGCGACGTGAGGCTGCTGCCATGCTGCTGCGCAAGCAGGATCTTTCTCCCCAGGGTGTAGAACTCGCCGCCCTTGAGCTGCTCGATGATCATGACAGCGCCCGCATTATTGCTCAGATTGATGTCTATCGCCGCGTCGGTCTACATGCTCGCATCCAGGACATGATTGCTCTTTACCGCGATACCATCGATCCGCAACTCAGCGAACTCAATGAGGTCGCCCCTGAAGCGATCGCGTTACTGCGAGATCGCTTCGCTGGCCATGCGCCTGATCTGCATCATGGTGTCGCCCGCGATGACAACTTCATCGAACGTGTCATGGCAGCTATCGAGGAAGATAACGAGCTGTTGATGACACTCCAGGATGTTGAGGAAATGCTCATCCTGGCCTTTGAGCTGATCAGTGGCCGGGAGATCCCCATGCTGACGTTCGAGTATCGCGGCCGCTGGCAGCTGGCACGCACTCTGGACGCGCTTGAGGAAGCTCGCTCACGCTATCGCATCAGTCAGGCAACCGGGTTATCACGACTGAAAGCACTGACCGTTTACCTCGCCGAGCAATCCGGAACACTTGTAGAGGATGCTGCTCAGGGATTGCGTGCCGAGGCACTGGCCCAGCGCTCACGTGAAGCGATGGATGCACTGGCCGAACAGATTCATCAACTTGCCGTCCGAAGCCGCCAGGGAGAAAAAGGGGTCCGTGGCGAACTCCGCGACCGTGCCAATATCCTGACCAATGCCCTGAAACTGTTTCGCAGCGTTCACGAAGCTTATGAGCAGGTGGGCCGCAATCATGTCAACCTGCTTCGAATGTCGGAGCGTTGGGATCGCATGGCCGAGGCCGAATCCGACGACGCCACCCGGCTCCAGGTCGGACCCGGGGGCCGTGGTCTACGCATTCGGGAAAAACGGATTGAACTCGACGATGCCGCCAAGGCGCAGGTCTGCAAGCATCTTTTCCGACACTTGCGTGACACGCGGCTGCCCCACCGGCGTATCGAACCTCAGGCTACTGCGACTCAGGATCACGTCGCTGATGTCGAGGCAGCCAAACGACTGGCAATCGAAATTGCTCTTGCCCTGGAACCGCATGTCCAGCTTTCCAGGCCCGAAGTACAACGGGCCATATATGCCAGTAATGCCGCTTATTTCGGCCAGCTCGAACCCAATCTTTCGGCTTCCGCCAAGGCGGCACTGGGCACTGCCATGGTCAAGGAAGTCAACGAGGATCTTTCGCGCACTGCCGAGTCGCTGGCGCTGGCACTGGTGCGGCACTATCGCGTTGCCCTGCCTCCCGAGGCCATCGACTTTTTGAAGAACACTTATGGGGCCCGGGAAGGTACGCTCAACATGCTTTCCAACTATGATATTCGCATGCATCGCAATATCAGTCTGCTGACGCACCGCCCCCCACTGGTCGGCTCCCCCTCACGTCACTGGTATCGGGCACTTGTTCGCGCACGCCGCGCTCTGAACTGA
- a CDS encoding SEC-C domain-containing protein — protein MLAEWVDLLLGYASEALEVIRKDERYPTLMHWARTEGVTLVGGDLALAQALAPELWNQTPLVRENFASEPLARPEPDEPCWCDSGRRYRDCCGAVALPGPLPAHLMWMLSLRRWRGNTLRRALHFPDIPAQALLEAGIITAENGQLGRAQQILEVFFKCPDWYGMPEQSEPALELLTDLYQERGFNRKKTALLDSAIDHGPPFLRGAALERQCLMYLDSDELGNARETFLKALQTLPNAPALAWLETMLLLHEGHESEARDRASFWYRRLARRGDIDSEQLAFLGDLALNPAATLAEQMIYSEEELAAPLSDMQAMLSQLGPAPSISLAVNAEERLEYHFDDIDIAHHRAWQSVFRTTVNVDDAPGLKDDPWGHAGEWLEALSHHPDWLASPAILEELAMALTSRMGNLPWMAAPFFLPLHERLAQWLTVIERSDRDFLFAEGNNATLFRFGLALVIGLERGDRAHSHALAERLLELDESDPLGLREILLEQLLREGRNQDALHMSEAMAARQVGDEQQWLGLLIGQALALYRLERVDEAREILDRVNEVNPYILTLLSRDNPRREPEIEGTPSPGSRAEAWQYRVLMREQWLSTPGALAWLTQTLRTG, from the coding sequence ATGCTTGCAGAGTGGGTTGATCTGTTACTGGGATATGCCAGTGAGGCACTGGAGGTTATCCGCAAGGATGAACGTTATCCGACGCTGATGCACTGGGCGCGTACCGAGGGTGTCACGCTTGTGGGCGGAGACCTTGCGCTGGCCCAGGCGCTGGCACCTGAATTATGGAACCAGACGCCGCTGGTACGTGAAAATTTTGCCAGCGAGCCGCTGGCGCGTCCGGAACCCGATGAGCCCTGCTGGTGTGATTCCGGGCGACGCTATCGTGACTGTTGTGGGGCGGTTGCCTTGCCCGGGCCGCTGCCGGCCCACCTGATGTGGATGCTGTCGTTGCGCCGCTGGCGGGGCAATACCCTGCGCCGGGCTCTGCATTTTCCTGATATTCCGGCCCAGGCGCTGCTGGAGGCCGGGATCATCACTGCTGAAAACGGTCAGTTGGGCAGGGCCCAGCAGATTCTCGAAGTCTTCTTCAAGTGTCCTGACTGGTATGGCATGCCGGAGCAGTCAGAGCCGGCTCTGGAATTGTTGACCGATCTCTACCAGGAGCGGGGATTCAATCGCAAGAAAACCGCTCTGCTGGATAGCGCTATTGATCATGGCCCTCCGTTTCTGCGCGGTGCAGCACTGGAGCGCCAATGCCTGATGTATCTGGACAGCGACGAGCTTGGTAATGCCAGAGAGACTTTTCTGAAGGCTTTGCAAACCCTTCCCAATGCTCCGGCGCTGGCCTGGTTGGAAACCATGCTGTTATTGCACGAAGGTCATGAGAGCGAAGCCAGGGATCGGGCCAGCTTCTGGTATCGACGGCTGGCCAGACGTGGGGACATCGATAGCGAGCAACTGGCGTTTCTGGGAGATCTTGCCCTCAACCCTGCCGCGACCCTTGCCGAGCAGATGATCTATTCGGAAGAGGAACTGGCAGCACCTCTGAGTGACATGCAGGCCATGCTGTCTCAGCTCGGCCCGGCGCCCTCCATTTCTTTGGCAGTCAATGCCGAGGAGCGCCTCGAGTATCATTTTGATGATATCGATATTGCCCACCACCGAGCATGGCAAAGTGTATTTCGCACCACCGTTAACGTCGATGATGCCCCGGGCTTGAAGGATGATCCCTGGGGGCATGCCGGTGAATGGCTGGAAGCACTTTCGCATCATCCCGATTGGCTTGCTTCGCCAGCGATTCTGGAAGAGCTGGCGATGGCGCTGACCAGTCGCATGGGCAATCTGCCCTGGATGGCGGCACCTTTTTTCCTGCCGCTGCATGAAAGGCTTGCCCAGTGGCTGACCGTGATTGAACGCAGCGATCGGGATTTTCTTTTCGCTGAAGGTAACAACGCCACACTGTTCCGTTTTGGCCTGGCGCTGGTAATTGGTCTCGAGCGAGGTGACCGTGCGCATTCACATGCTTTGGCAGAACGGTTGCTCGAGCTCGACGAAAGCGATCCGCTTGGATTACGGGAAATATTGCTTGAACAGTTGCTTCGGGAAGGGCGCAATCAGGATGCATTGCACATGAGTGAAGCAATGGCGGCCCGCCAGGTGGGAGATGAGCAACAGTGGCTCGGGTTGCTGATCGGTCAGGCGCTGGCACTTTACCGATTGGAACGCGTGGATGAGGCGCGAGAGATTCTCGATCGGGTCAATGAGGTTAATCCATATATTCTTACCCTGTTAAGCCGGGATAACCCACGACGGGAACCGGAAATCGAGGGGACGCCCTCTCCCGGTTCACGCGCCGAGGCCTGGCAGTATCGAGTACTGATGCGCGAGCAATGGCTATCCACCCCCGGCGCATTGGCCTGGTTGACCCAGACCCTTCGTACCGGTTGA
- a CDS encoding AmpG family muropeptide MFS transporter encodes MMGLASGLPLLLTGSVMQAWMTDAGVSLDAVGLLALVGIPYTLKFLWAPLLDRLPPPIMGRRRGWLTMIQLALALLIISLSMLDPGQLPLAVGVMALLVSLFSASQDIVIDAYRREHLPERELGLGSSFYVYGYRIGTLIASGGGLMLADQVGFQTTYLIMGLILGGCILITLLAPEPEAVAPGTPLRWRNTFLDPINNFLNRPGAWWILLFILLYKLGDSVATNLTIPFYKEIGFSNTEIGTTVKLFGVWMIMAGTMLGGALILRLGIYRSLWWFGLLQMISTAGFIWLNHVGHSLAALATVVSFENLAAGMGTAAFIAFMAALTDVRFTAGQYALLSSIMGLPRVVIASPSGILASAVGWDLFFLICTLAALPGLVMLWRFREWRDQLEVRKQQPVESID; translated from the coding sequence ATGATGGGCCTGGCCTCCGGCCTTCCCCTGCTACTGACCGGCAGTGTCATGCAGGCGTGGATGACGGATGCCGGCGTCTCACTGGATGCCGTGGGACTACTGGCTCTGGTCGGCATACCCTATACCCTGAAGTTTCTCTGGGCACCGCTGCTTGACCGATTGCCACCACCGATCATGGGTCGGCGCCGAGGCTGGCTGACCATGATCCAGCTGGCTCTGGCACTGCTGATCATATCATTGAGCATGCTTGATCCCGGTCAGTTGCCGTTGGCGGTTGGCGTCATGGCACTACTGGTCAGTCTTTTCAGTGCCAGTCAGGACATTGTCATTGATGCCTATCGACGCGAGCACCTCCCCGAACGCGAGTTGGGACTGGGCTCCAGCTTCTATGTCTATGGTTATCGCATCGGTACACTGATTGCCTCCGGTGGCGGTCTGATGCTCGCAGACCAGGTCGGTTTTCAGACTACCTACCTGATCATGGGGCTGATTCTGGGTGGCTGCATTCTGATCACCCTGCTGGCGCCCGAACCTGAAGCCGTTGCTCCCGGTACGCCACTGCGCTGGCGCAATACCTTTCTCGACCCTATCAACAATTTCCTCAATCGCCCCGGCGCCTGGTGGATACTCCTGTTTATCCTGCTCTACAAGCTGGGTGATTCGGTAGCCACCAATCTCACTATCCCGTTTTACAAGGAAATCGGCTTCTCCAATACCGAAATCGGTACCACCGTCAAACTGTTCGGGGTCTGGATGATCATGGCAGGCACCATGCTGGGCGGCGCACTGATTCTCCGACTGGGCATCTATCGTTCACTGTGGTGGTTCGGCCTGCTACAGATGATCTCTACGGCGGGCTTTATCTGGCTCAACCACGTCGGCCACTCGCTGGCAGCACTGGCCACAGTCGTCAGCTTCGAAAACCTGGCCGCGGGCATGGGGACCGCCGCCTTCATTGCCTTCATGGCAGCTTTGACCGATGTGCGTTTCACAGCGGGTCAATACGCCCTGCTCTCGTCAATCATGGGCCTGCCCCGGGTGGTGATCGCCTCGCCCAGCGGAATACTCGCCAGCGCAGTGGGTTGGGATCTGTTCTTCCTCATCTGCACACTGGCCGCCCTGCCGGGGCTGGTCATGCTATGGCGTTTTCGTGAATGGCGCGATCAGCTTGAAGTCCGCAAGCAACAGCCGGTGGAAAGTATCGACTGA
- the rfaH gene encoding transcription/translation regulatory transformer protein RfaH, which translates to MSTPEIEQPRWYAIQCKGGESFRAAEHLTRQGYKLFHPVIDIERRQRGRLHTVREPLFPWYLFICLDRISDNWRPIRSTRGVLKLVAFGNTPIPIPDELIETLRQQADSVDEEGREHYFRPGDRIEITEGPFRDLEGTFLERKGEERVIVLLDILQREHQMQFGIGQVQRANRS; encoded by the coding sequence TTGAGCACCCCCGAGATCGAGCAGCCTCGCTGGTATGCTATCCAGTGCAAGGGTGGAGAATCCTTTCGTGCTGCGGAACATCTGACACGTCAGGGGTACAAGCTGTTTCATCCGGTGATCGATATCGAACGTCGTCAGCGTGGACGTCTTCATACGGTTCGCGAACCTCTGTTCCCCTGGTATCTGTTTATTTGTCTTGATCGTATTTCCGACAATTGGCGTCCGATTCGTTCCACTCGAGGGGTGCTGAAGCTGGTGGCTTTTGGCAATACACCGATCCCGATACCTGACGAGTTGATCGAGACCCTGCGGCAGCAGGCTGACAGCGTGGATGAAGAAGGGCGCGAGCACTATTTTCGGCCCGGGGATCGTATTGAAATTACGGAAGGTCCTTTTCGTGATCTGGAAGGCACATTTCTTGAACGCAAGGGGGAAGAGCGGGTTATCGTGCTGCTCGATATTCTACAGCGCGAGCACCAGATGCAGTTTGGAATCGGTCAGGTACAGCGCGCCAATCGATCATGA
- a CDS encoding lytic transglycosylase domain-containing protein — MAAAHPPAEIPEALLRTLEHAMVRDHGFRDHYAATVWLMDMQHRLADFLPDSRQRLKLLEQLVNQAHQNHLDPQLVLALIEVESRFRSQAVSPAGAVGLMQVMPFWKQEIGRPEDDLTDPAINLRYGCTILAWYLDNEDHDMTRALARYNGSLGRTVYPERVMQAWSQRWWTGR; from the coding sequence ATGGCTGCCGCCCATCCGCCCGCCGAAATTCCCGAGGCACTGCTCAGGACACTCGAACACGCCATGGTCAGAGACCATGGCTTTCGTGATCATTATGCGGCCACGGTCTGGCTGATGGACATGCAACATCGGCTGGCCGATTTTCTGCCGGATTCACGACAGCGGCTGAAGTTACTCGAACAACTCGTCAACCAGGCCCATCAGAATCATCTCGACCCTCAGCTGGTACTTGCACTCATCGAAGTCGAAAGCCGCTTCAGGTCACAAGCAGTATCGCCGGCCGGGGCAGTCGGCCTTATGCAGGTCATGCCTTTCTGGAAACAGGAAATTGGTCGCCCTGAAGATGATCTGACCGACCCTGCGATCAATCTTCGCTATGGCTGTACCATCCTTGCCTGGTATCTAGACAACGAAGATCACGATATGACAAGAGCGCTGGCGCGTTATAACGGTAGCCTCGGCCGTACGGTTTATCCCGAACGCGTCATGCAGGCCTGGTCCCAACGCTGGTGGACAGGACGTTGA